The genomic interval aattagaaagaggaaggaaaagaaaaaagaaaagacagTGATAATAGCTGCCATGGGGGCTAAAATACAAAATGAAAGGATTTCCTCTGACTCGAGCTTTAGAAAATGGATGAAAAACACTACAAGGCACCCCTCCCAGTTGGGTTACATACTTGCATGTGATTTCAGTAGCTTGCACCTTTCATTTTATGTAAAGTAAGAGCAGTTCATTCCTTTCTTATGATTTGAACATTCTTAAGTAGTCTCCATAAAGATGTAAAATATGTAAATCCTTCTCAAATCCCATCTATGGTGAAAATCTTATGTGTGATGTCATGAGATGATAGATGTCTTGGGGGTTAAAATACTTGGTCCACATTGCTTAAACTTGGGCAATATATTGATTAAATGATAGCTGTAAACTCTTGGTGGTGCTTGTAATTTTTCTTCTCACCAATTGACAGTTACAATCTCGCTTTGCAGGGTGATGGCAGTGGGTGTGTTTCCATTTATGGAAGCAAATTTGAAGATGAAAATTTTGTTGCCAAACACACTGGCCCTGGTTTACTGTCGATGGTATTGAATTTGTTTTCCCACAGTAAATGTGTCTGGTGCAGGCCTGGATTTGTTTCAAGATGTTATTTGCAGTTTTGTTTGTATATCTTTCCTAGTTACATCACATTTTATGTATGTTAAACTTAATGTTTTAACTATCATTACTGAAGGCTCGGGAAGTGAGGCTGTGATGGGTTTTTTTCATGTCACGCTAGCACGTTTCAAAGCTCAAGCTTTGATCAAAATAAACTTCTTTACTTCATGATTGTCTGCGTGCATGTGCTTACCAGtcgaagataagataagggatggGCGGTTTAGATAGTTTGGGCACCTGAAATGTAGTCCAAATAGTGCAGCACCAATGAGGaagtgaggaggagtgagctagCTACTACTACTATTAGTAGTTTGGTGAGTTTGTGCCCATCATTTTAAAGATATAGGGAAAGTAGGGAATGCTCTTTGGAAGTGTGCATTTTGCGCTcatttcatgtatttggttggaGTACAATGCTAGAACTTTTATGGTCTCCATTACTCCTAGTTTTCTTTTGTATAGGCTGGTCTTCATCTCATCACTTTGTTGGTTTGCTAATGATCATTTTGTTTGTTTATGTTGTTTCTtgctcctttttttctttttctttttttgcttgaAAGATATATTTACCTCCTTTTGTTCCTTCTCTTTCTTCTCacatgtgtgtgtgcgcgcgtatgtgtgtgtgtgtgcatgtgtgtgcgcgtgtgtgtgtgcgagagagagagagagagagaggttccgCTGGATTGCATGCTCAACTACTTGGATTCCTTCATCTTCGTTTCTGTTTACCATCTTTGTACATGGCATCATTCCTTACCATGTTTGGGAGCTTGGAGCTCAAACATTCATTGTAACATTCAAACAAAATCCTTAACCTAGATAGTTCTATTTTTCCCATCCACTCCTATTCACTGATAAAAAGAAGTCATGAGCCGCAGGCATGGCTGCCAGAAATTGAGTGTATAAAGAAAACCAGCATTAGGACTGGCATGTGGAGCTCAAacattggattttgatttgtGTGTATTTGGACAAAAAACAATACAAAAGTGTATTGAGGTCGGTTCAAATCCGCAAAAGTACAAATTCAAGATATAAAATTCATGCTCCAAAATACAAGTTTAATGCCTTACCTGACTATTTTTTCTAGCCACCTTTTGTGCTCTCCTTCAATTTAAACCATGTCTTTCCATTGTCTTGTCCAATCATTGGTTCATGTATCCATGTAATCCCAGCTCCAGCTTCTACAAGATTATTTCTAGCTTATAATACTTTTTGGTCAATTACCATTATCCATCTCAGCATTTTTAGTGGAGACACTTACCACAAGGAAATGCTATGTGCAAACTATATAGCACTACGGGCTAGATGGTGTGGTTGGCTTTCAATAGAAAAGTAAAATGTGCAGTCTTACGTGTTCTTGTCATGATTATCTTACATGCATATATCCATCTATATAGCACTACGGGCTAGATGGCATGGCTGGCTTTCAATAGAAAAGTAAAATGTGCAGTCTTACGTGTTCTTGTCATGATTATCTTACATGCATATATCCATTCTGTTTAACAAATGCTATCTTTCTGCCTATTGTTTGTTTCTTGGCTCAAACTTCATTCTGTCGTATGAACCACTATCCCAGTATGATAATGAATGCTTATTTCAAAAACACTAAAGCATATCCCCTCCTTCCTTTCTCTGTGGTTTCTCTTGCAGGCAAATAGTGGACCAGGCACCAATGGTTGTCAGGTAATGCATCAACTGTAGGCCTATAATACTTCTCTGTGTTGCTTAAATTCTTTAAACATTTTGAGAAACTGAGAAACATGATAGGCATGTCCAGATTGCATGCTTCTTGCAGTATAGTGTGGCGTTCTATCAGTAAGTGCTATAATCCCTAACTAATATAGCATGGCActtttttcaatgaaataatcACAGTTTTTGCAAGTATAGATGGAAGTCTTTCTAGAGCAAGGAATGCAGGTAGCATCCCCTCTAGCTGAAGTAGTTTAGTTCCAGCTTTAGTTTTGAGCATGAAATCCaatttttgggaggattttcaaTTACTGTCAACAGTGACAATGTAGACTCTTTGAAAACCTGTGTAAGATGCAAGAGCTGTTATTGAGATGCATGGGCCTTCTTTAACAATTTGAAATTCATGGTGCTtagtaaaaaaaaacaatttttaatGCATGGTCCTTCTCTAACAACTAAAGCAagaagaaaagtaaataaaaaacataaaagaaactgataaaaaatttaaaacatacaaaAAGGAAAAACCTTTAAATCTAAGCAAACAGAAGCTTAGCAACCCTGATCGACCATCTTTCTTCTCAATTGCAGAAGGGTGTGCTAGTTTTCTTCTTCAGATATATGTTTTCACAATGACAGTCTCAGCAGAAAACCAAGTTGCAAAATGAGACTGTCAACAAACTTTTTTTTCACTCCCAAACACATAAACAAAAAATTGAATCTCTtagtgtaaaataaaaataaaaataaaagaataagatAGAAGGCTCTGTATGGGTTTTGAAACAGTCACATCCGACTGGATCAAGGACATCTGAATCATGTGGTTTGATTCTACGATTCACCAGGTGAATCTTACGGTTCCCCTACAATTCACATCATTCTGCGATTCACCCATGAGATTTGGATCGATTTGAGCATTCCTCAATACGAATTGAATGATCTGAATTTAGAATTGTGCGATTGTAACAACCATGGAGATGCATAATATGAGCTGGAAATAGAACAAATGAGGAAAGATCAAACTGTTATAATTTTTAGACAGGAAACCATAgttgttaaaaaagaaaaagatacaaCAATATGAGGTTTTATCTATACCCTTTCTTTCCCTACGGTTGCTTCGTAACATTAGTGGCCAACTAACTATATATTTGTACTTCACACtgataatttaaattttttgctaatattttaattttatatattgcATATATATCCATGAGGTTGaaacaatttttcccaatttattgCAGTTCTTTATAACGTGCGCAAAGTGTGACTGGCTTGACAATAAGCATGTGGTATTTGGGGTATgccctttattattattattattattgtagtagCAGTTGTTGTAGGAGGAACAGCAGAGCAGTTCTGTCATTCCATTCAATGTATCAGCAAAaagttttcaattttaaaggtGCGAGGAACGGAGGATTGACCGAACCAATaaccatacccatttggtaaACCAAAGAACTAGACAGGCCCAACCCAAGTATTTTAGTTTAAGCTGAGGTCGGATCAagtgacatttttttttctttgcctaAAATCTGATTATGCTTGATGCCTAGTTAATATTTTGCTCATCCAACATCATGGTGTGTAATTGGCAGACGTATTGATGGAGTAATCATTCCCGTTGGCAATCCTGTTCTATAGTtgaggccaaaaaaaaaaaaaaaatcctctcatACATTCTAATGCATCCATCAGTGTATCCCTATAACctctttgattttatttatttatttattaatattattattttgcaGAAAGTGCTTGGAGATGGTCTTTTGGTGATGAGGAAGATTGAGAATGTGGCAACTGGACCCAACAATCGGCCTAAGCTGGCCTGCGTTATTGCCGAATGCGGGGAAATGTGAGACTCGAATACATGAAAGATAGCTAGGGCTTTTCAAAGAAGTTGAGATTGTCCCATGGTGTCGCGAGATGGTTAAAAATTTGTGACGGGAAACCCAGAAAGATTGGAACAACTTGCAGTCAGAACTGGTTATACAAATGACTATTCTGTAGTGTACTGGATATCGTCCCTTAAGTATCTTAAATATTGTCTAGAAACAGACATTGTAATGAGTAGCTGGTTTCTTGTCTAGTGAAAGTCAATCGTAGGATGATACAGGGTTCATCTTTGAACTTTTGAGCTCGAGGCTTTTATTGTAGATGAGAGGAGGGGGCTTGCTGATTTAAACATAATGGAAAATTTCCATGAAAGGGTTGAGCTAACAAGAGATGCCTCTTCAAGAGATGAATTTTGAGTCTCGTATTTAAAATTTGTATAGATTGGGATAAAATTAAAGATGAAGTTTTGTTAAAGCTACACTATTCTAAAACTTGATGAATTTTGAGTCTTTGTTAAAGCTTACACTATTCTAAAACTTGAGTTTTATGCTTAAAAAGACACATTTAGAATTC from Malania oleifera isolate guangnan ecotype guangnan chromosome 9, ASM2987363v1, whole genome shotgun sequence carries:
- the LOC131165101 gene encoding peptidyl-prolyl cis-trans isomerase CYP22 isoform X1, with translation MASAAGNPTAVEWHLRPPNPKNPIVFFDLTIGTIPAGRIKMELFADIAPRTAENFRQFCTGEYRKAGLPVGYKGCQFHRVIKDFMIQAGDFLKGDGSGCVSIYGSKFEDENFVAKHTGPGLLSMANSGPGTNGCQFFITCAKCDWLDNKHVVFGKVLGDGLLVMRKIENVATGPNNRPKLACVIAECGEM